In Marivivens aquimaris, one genomic interval encodes:
- a CDS encoding GMC family oxidoreductase, with product MSTDQFDYIVVGAGTAGCLLANRLSADPTKNVLLLEAGKRDNYIWIHVPVGYLYCIGNPRTDWMYNTEATPGLNGRTLRYPRGKTLGGCSSINGMIYMRGQARDYDNWAALTGDDNWSWEKSLPDFKAHEHHYKLDGGADPATGSNSRFSDLHGGGGELRIEKQRLRWDILESFAKAANEAGIESTDDFNSGDNAGVGYFEVTQKSGWRWNGAKAFLRPIKDRKNLTVWTESHVERLIFTTTDSGAKRCVGASVRRGGQPVTVHAKGEVILSAGAIGSPQILQLSGIGSASLLKSHGIDVVQDTPSVGENLQDHLQIRAVYKVENAKTMNTLANSMVGKAKIGLEYALKRSGPMSMSPSQLGAFTRSSPDRPHANLEYHVQPLSLEAFGEDLHPFPAMTASVCNLNPTSRGHVRITSNKAEDAPVIQPNYLSTDEDRLIAAQSLRQVREIMAKPAMQKYRPVEFKPGVQFQSDEELATLAGDIASTIFHPAGTVKMGRDDDPTAVVDPHLRVRGIEGLRVVDASVMPEITSGNTNAPTLMIAEKAARWIQAGV from the coding sequence ATGTCCACCGATCAATTCGATTATATCGTTGTTGGCGCAGGCACCGCTGGGTGCCTTCTGGCCAACCGCCTCAGCGCCGATCCGACCAAGAATGTGCTGCTGCTCGAAGCGGGCAAGCGCGACAATTACATCTGGATTCACGTGCCCGTTGGCTACCTCTACTGTATCGGCAATCCGCGTACCGACTGGATGTACAACACCGAGGCGACGCCGGGTCTGAACGGCCGCACGCTGCGCTATCCGCGCGGCAAAACGCTGGGCGGTTGTTCGTCGATCAACGGCATGATCTACATGCGCGGTCAGGCGCGTGACTACGATAACTGGGCGGCGCTGACAGGCGACGACAACTGGTCGTGGGAAAAGTCCCTGCCCGATTTCAAAGCGCACGAGCACCACTACAAACTGGACGGCGGCGCGGACCCTGCGACGGGCAGCAACAGCCGTTTTTCAGACCTGCACGGCGGCGGCGGCGAGTTGCGGATCGAAAAGCAGCGCCTTCGCTGGGATATTCTGGAGTCCTTTGCCAAAGCCGCGAACGAGGCGGGTATCGAAAGCACCGATGACTTCAACAGCGGCGACAACGCGGGCGTCGGATATTTCGAGGTCACGCAGAAATCCGGCTGGCGCTGGAATGGGGCCAAGGCGTTCCTGCGTCCGATCAAGGACCGCAAAAACCTCACCGTCTGGACCGAAAGCCACGTTGAGCGGCTGATTTTCACGACCACCGACAGCGGTGCCAAACGCTGCGTCGGTGCCTCGGTCCGTCGGGGCGGCCAGCCTGTCACCGTCCACGCGAAAGGCGAGGTCATACTCTCCGCAGGTGCGATCGGGTCGCCGCAAATCCTGCAGTTGTCGGGCATCGGATCGGCGTCGCTGCTCAAATCCCATGGCATCGACGTGGTGCAAGATACCCCGAGCGTCGGCGAGAACCTTCAGGACCACCTGCAAATCCGCGCGGTCTACAAGGTCGAGAATGCCAAAACGATGAATACGCTGGCGAACTCCATGGTCGGCAAGGCGAAGATCGGGCTTGAGTACGCGTTGAAACGTTCCGGCCCCATGAGCATGTCGCCCAGCCAGCTTGGTGCGTTCACCCGCTCCAGCCCCGACCGCCCCCACGCGAACCTCGAATATCACGTGCAACCGCTGAGCCTTGAGGCATTCGGCGAGGACCTGCACCCCTTCCCCGCGATGACCGCGAGCGTGTGTAACCTCAACCCGACCTCGCGCGGGCATGTGCGCATCACCTCGAACAAGGCCGAAGACGCGCCGGTGATTCAGCCGAACTATCTGTCGACCGACGAAGACCGCCTGATCGCGGCCCAGAGCCTCCGCCAAGTGCGCGAGATCATGGCGAAGCCCGCCATGCAGAAATACAGACCCGTCGAGTTCAAACCGGGTGTGCAGTTCCAGTCGGACGAAGAGCTTGCGACCCTCGCAGGTGATATCGCCAGCACGATCTTCCACCCCGCTGGGACCGTGAAAATGGGCCGGGACGATGACCCGACAGCCGTCGTGGACCCGCATCTGCGTGTGCGCGGTATCGAAGGTCTGCGCGTCGTGGACGCCAGCGTCATGCCTGAAATCACCAGCGGAAACACCAACGCGCCAACCCTGATGATCGCCGAGAAAGCCGCGCGCTGGATTCAAGCGGGCGTCTGA
- a CDS encoding LysR family transcriptional regulator, protein MEQITDLRTLRSFVTVAREGNVSRAADVLGLTQPAISLQMKRLAERTELTLFVRTAKGVDLTPDGAALLVKAEQVLGALEDFRQTARRMKGTVRGTLKLGTVIDPDFIRLGQFLHEMIAVAPDLRTQLTHGMSGDVPVRLLRGEIDAGYFLGDPSDGGWWSGQEPDPSAFHHTVLTKFKYRVVAPAGWRNRTAGLGWSGLASLPWIATPPASVHRRLLDAQFGALGVRQNEVAVVDQESSMLAMVRSGVGLCLCRESLALYEEQAHGIVIVDGAEVETTLGFMSLANRKAEPSIGLAFDLVGKIWNL, encoded by the coding sequence ATGGAGCAGATCACGGACCTTCGGACCCTACGGTCTTTCGTTACGGTTGCGCGCGAGGGGAATGTCTCTCGCGCGGCAGATGTGCTGGGCCTGACGCAGCCCGCAATTAGCTTGCAGATGAAGCGCCTCGCCGAGCGGACCGAACTGACGCTTTTCGTGCGTACGGCCAAGGGCGTTGACCTGACGCCCGACGGTGCTGCGCTGCTGGTGAAGGCAGAGCAGGTGCTCGGCGCGCTTGAGGATTTTCGCCAGACCGCGCGGCGGATGAAAGGAACGGTGCGCGGGACGCTGAAGCTCGGCACGGTGATCGACCCCGACTTCATCCGCCTTGGCCAGTTTCTGCACGAGATGATTGCCGTCGCGCCCGACCTGCGCACCCAGCTGACCCACGGGATGAGCGGCGATGTGCCCGTGCGCCTGCTGCGCGGAGAGATTGACGCGGGTTATTTCCTTGGCGACCCTTCGGACGGCGGCTGGTGGTCGGGGCAGGAGCCTGATCCGTCCGCTTTCCACCACACCGTCCTGACCAAGTTCAAATACCGCGTCGTTGCGCCCGCCGGATGGCGCAACCGTACCGCTGGTTTGGGATGGAGCGGGCTGGCCTCGCTCCCGTGGATCGCCACGCCGCCTGCCTCGGTCCACCGCCGCCTGCTCGACGCGCAATTCGGCGCGCTGGGCGTCAGGCAGAACGAGGTCGCGGTGGTCGATCAGGAATCCTCCATGCTCGCCATGGTCCGTTCGGGCGTCGGATTGTGCCTCTGCCGCGAGTCCCTCGCGCTCTACGAAGAACAGGCCCACGGCATCGTCATCGTGGACGGGGCGGAGGTCGAAACGACGCTCGGCTTCATGTCGCTGGCCAATCGGAAGGCGGAGCCCAGCATCGGTCTGGCGTTCGACCTCGTTGGCAAAATCTGGAACCTGTGA
- a CDS encoding LysE family translocator, whose translation MVFETNLPLILLAAFVAAASPGPATLTIAGTSMNAGRKAGLPVASGIFVGSLMWSVAAALGLSTIMLAHAWIFEAIRYGGAAYLMYLAYKSARSALSRKDAKMTSMTGNTKALFSKGLMLHLTNPKAVLFFGSLYSLGVPADASASSLITVIVAVGAQSFLIFHGYALLFSSKAMARLYQRLRRAFESVFAFGFAAASVKILTAKLQ comes from the coding sequence ATGGTTTTTGAGACCAACCTGCCGCTCATTCTGCTCGCGGCCTTTGTCGCTGCCGCCAGCCCCGGTCCTGCGACGCTCACGATTGCCGGCACGTCGATGAACGCAGGCCGCAAGGCGGGCCTGCCGGTCGCCTCGGGTATCTTCGTCGGCTCGCTCATGTGGTCGGTCGCGGCGGCGCTGGGCCTGAGCACCATCATGCTCGCCCATGCGTGGATATTCGAAGCCATCCGTTACGGCGGCGCGGCCTATCTGATGTACCTCGCGTACAAATCCGCGCGCTCGGCGCTGTCGCGCAAGGACGCGAAGATGACGTCAATGACGGGCAATACTAAGGCTTTGTTTTCCAAAGGGCTGATGCTCCACCTGACGAACCCCAAGGCCGTTCTGTTCTTCGGCTCGCTCTATTCGCTCGGCGTGCCTGCGGATGCCTCGGCGTCCAGCCTGATTACGGTCATCGTGGCGGTCGGCGCGCAAAGCTTCCTGATCTTTCACGGCTACGCGCTACTCTTTTCCAGCAAGGCCATGGCGCGTCTCTACCAGCGCCTCCGCCGCGCGTTCGAGAGCGTGTTCGCCTTCGGCTTTGCAGCGGCGAGCGTGAAGATTCTGACAGCGAAATTGCAGTGA
- a CDS encoding multidrug effflux MFS transporter: MTAHREPASIRTLATLAILLGFASISTDLFLPALPAMAADLNAPQGQLELVVSTYLFGFGFGQLLWGPVSDRFGRRGPILIGVMVFVLGSAGCALATEAWHVILWRVVQALGASAGVALARAMVRDLYERDRAAKVMSGLMMVMAIAPLVGPTVGAQILAFASWQAIFWTLVALGIGVMLAVAVLPESLPIDERSEGAIWHAFRDYGRHFRNRALLLPTAALGFYYTGVFGGIAGAPFAFISYYELSPQAYALVFASGVFGLLLTNAVNVRLVVRLGSERMLLVGAIGAALSGALMFVVTLTGWQGALGLIAANFLFMAMNGLITANAVAGALAGVRQGAGSASAVVGAIQYGSGMIGAALVSGLANGTPVPMGVVIVLSGIGCLICAWLARK, translated from the coding sequence GTGACTGCACACCGCGAACCGGCGTCGATCCGGACATTGGCGACCCTTGCGATCCTTCTGGGCTTCGCGTCGATCTCGACCGATCTGTTTCTGCCAGCGCTTCCGGCGATGGCGGCGGACCTGAATGCGCCGCAGGGGCAGCTCGAACTTGTGGTGTCGACCTACCTGTTCGGGTTCGGTTTTGGACAACTCCTCTGGGGGCCGGTCAGTGACCGCTTCGGGCGGCGCGGGCCGATCCTGATAGGTGTCATGGTGTTCGTCCTCGGCTCCGCCGGATGCGCGCTGGCGACCGAGGCGTGGCACGTGATCCTCTGGCGCGTCGTTCAGGCGCTCGGCGCGAGTGCGGGCGTGGCCTTGGCGCGCGCCATGGTGCGCGACCTCTACGAGCGGGACCGCGCGGCCAAGGTGATGTCTGGCCTGATGATGGTCATGGCCATCGCGCCGCTGGTCGGGCCGACGGTTGGGGCGCAAATCCTCGCCTTCGCGTCTTGGCAGGCGATCTTCTGGACGCTTGTCGCGCTGGGCATCGGGGTCATGCTTGCTGTGGCCGTTTTGCCCGAAAGCCTGCCGATTGACGAACGGTCCGAAGGCGCGATCTGGCACGCGTTCCGCGACTATGGGCGACATTTCCGCAATCGCGCGTTGCTTCTGCCCACCGCTGCGTTGGGGTTCTATTACACGGGCGTGTTCGGAGGCATCGCGGGCGCGCCGTTTGCCTTTATCAGCTATTACGAGCTATCGCCGCAGGCTTACGCGCTCGTCTTTGCGTCCGGGGTTTTCGGGCTGCTGCTGACCAATGCCGTCAACGTGCGACTGGTGGTGCGCTTGGGAAGTGAGCGGATGCTGCTGGTCGGAGCCATCGGCGCGGCGCTGTCCGGCGCGCTCATGTTCGTGGTCACGTTGACAGGATGGCAGGGGGCGCTCGGCCTCATCGCGGCGAACTTCCTGTTCATGGCAATGAACGGGCTGATTACTGCGAATGCCGTTGCAGGCGCTTTGGCAGGCGTACGGCAGGGCGCGGGTAGTGCCTCTGCGGTCGTCGGAGCGATCCAGTACGGCAGCGGCATGATTGGCGCGGCGCTGGTCAGCGGCTTGGCAAACGGGACGCCGGTGCCGATGGGCGTGGTCATTGTGCTGTCCGGCATCGGCTGCCTGATCTGCGCATGGCTGGCTCGTAAATGA
- a CDS encoding (R)-mandelonitrile lyase yields MKITRSGSTASVKGPADWFTGTVRIDPMFQAEDPGRVAGSHVTFEPGARTAWHTHPAGQTLIVTFGRGRVQREGGPVEEISQGDVVWFPAGEKHWHGAAEDTAMSHIAVQEAIDGTAVTWMEKVSDEDYAG; encoded by the coding sequence ATGAAAATCACCCGCTCGGGAAGCACCGCTTCCGTCAAAGGCCCCGCCGACTGGTTCACTGGCACCGTCCGCATCGACCCGATGTTTCAGGCCGAAGATCCCGGCCGTGTGGCAGGCAGCCATGTCACTTTTGAGCCCGGTGCGCGCACCGCATGGCATACCCACCCAGCTGGCCAGACCCTGATCGTCACCTTCGGACGCGGCCGCGTGCAGCGCGAAGGCGGCCCTGTGGAAGAAATCAGCCAGGGCGACGTCGTCTGGTTCCCCGCTGGCGAGAAGCACTGGCACGGCGCCGCCGAAGACACCGCGATGAGCCACATCGCTGTTCAGGAGGCTATCGACGGCACGGCTGTGACGTGGATGGAGAAGGTCTCTGACGAGGACTACGCGGGCTGA
- a CDS encoding aldo/keto reductase, translating into MNIAETTKLPNGVAIPKLALGTWMIEDDVVADAVRTAIEIGYRHIDTAQAYGNERGVGEAIRTCGVPREELFVQSKLAAEVKDYEGAKAAIDQSLETMGLEYIDLFIIHSPQPWAEWGTDDRYFEGNLAAWKAMEEALAEGKLRAIGVSNFQKPDLDNLTQNASIKPMILQLLAHVGNTPFDLIEYATSKDMLVEAYSPIGHGKILENEDIKAIADKYDVSVPQLCIRYILQLGMLALPKTATPAHMKSNADLGFDISAEDMDTLKSITAKDYGDASMFPVYSGK; encoded by the coding sequence ATGAATATTGCAGAAACCACCAAACTGCCGAACGGCGTCGCCATTCCGAAACTCGCTCTGGGCACGTGGATGATCGAGGATGACGTGGTTGCCGATGCCGTCCGCACCGCCATCGAGATCGGCTACCGCCACATCGACACCGCCCAAGCCTACGGCAACGAGCGCGGCGTTGGCGAAGCGATCCGCACCTGCGGCGTGCCCCGCGAAGAGCTGTTCGTGCAGTCCAAACTGGCCGCCGAGGTCAAAGACTACGAAGGCGCGAAGGCTGCCATCGACCAGTCGCTTGAGACCATGGGCCTTGAATACATCGACCTCTTCATCATCCACAGCCCGCAGCCGTGGGCCGAATGGGGCACCGATGACCGCTATTTCGAAGGCAACCTTGCCGCGTGGAAAGCGATGGAAGAGGCGCTGGCCGAGGGCAAACTGCGCGCGATCGGTGTGTCGAACTTCCAGAAGCCCGACCTCGACAACTTGACCCAGAACGCCTCGATCAAGCCGATGATCCTGCAACTGCTCGCCCACGTCGGCAACACGCCGTTCGACCTGATCGAGTACGCGACGAGCAAGGACATGCTGGTCGAAGCTTACTCGCCCATAGGCCACGGCAAAATCCTCGAAAACGAGGATATCAAGGCGATTGCTGACAAATACGATGTGTCGGTTCCGCAGCTTTGCATCCGCTACATCCTGCAACTAGGGATGCTGGCCCTGCCGAAAACTGCGACGCCTGCGCATATGAAATCGAACGCGGACCTCGGGTTCGACATCAGCGCCGAAGACATGGACACGCTGAAATCGATCACCGCCAAGGATTATGGCGACGCGTCGATGTTCCCCGTCTACTCTGGCAAGTAA
- a CDS encoding SRPBCC family protein, protein MDLTDEIVINAPRDVVYAALQDPEVLRQCIPGCEELIKHSDTDLEAKVVLKVGPVKARFSGKVTLSPDNPPEAFSLTGEGSGGAAGFAKGGADVHLEDRGAETLLRYTAKVDIGGKLAQLGSRLIQGTAKKLSAQFFASFAETVEETEKA, encoded by the coding sequence ATGGATCTGACCGATGAAATTGTCATCAATGCCCCCCGCGATGTCGTCTACGCCGCGCTGCAAGACCCCGAAGTGCTGCGCCAGTGCATTCCTGGCTGTGAAGAGCTGATCAAACACAGCGATACCGACCTCGAAGCAAAGGTCGTTCTGAAAGTCGGCCCCGTGAAGGCGCGGTTCAGCGGCAAGGTCACGCTGTCCCCCGACAACCCGCCCGAAGCGTTCAGCCTCACCGGCGAAGGCTCTGGCGGCGCGGCCGGTTTTGCAAAGGGCGGCGCGGATGTGCACCTTGAGGATCGCGGCGCTGAGACCCTGCTGCGTTACACCGCAAAGGTCGATATCGGCGGGAAGCTGGCGCAACTTGGCAGCCGTCTGATCCAAGGCACGGCCAAGAAACTCTCGGCCCAGTTCTTTGCATCCTTTGCAGAGACGGTGGAAGAAACCGAGAAAGCATGA
- a CDS encoding XdhC family protein: protein MHTTLRLEQEAEKLQAQGVAYAVATIVRTVNATSAKPGDKALIGANGEIIDGWIGGGCARGAVGRAARTAVEIGKPQFVSLKPEEVLADEGHAAGEEVDGIRFARNGCPSKGSMDIFIEPVLPMPRLVVYGDSPVARALLDQAGRFDFRRSVFAPEAKDMPRVEDLLTDAAIEAGPTSTIVVATQGRGDKDALRAAVMTDAGYIAFVGSRKKFGTLRDALIAEGIASARIDRVKAPAGLDIHAITSEEIALSIMAEIVAFRRRPQPPSGREAS from the coding sequence ATGCACACGACCCTCCGGCTGGAGCAGGAGGCGGAAAAGCTACAGGCCCAAGGCGTCGCCTACGCTGTCGCGACGATCGTCCGCACCGTCAACGCGACCTCGGCCAAACCGGGTGACAAGGCGCTGATCGGCGCAAATGGAGAGATTATCGACGGCTGGATCGGCGGCGGTTGCGCACGCGGCGCCGTGGGCCGCGCCGCCCGCACTGCCGTGGAAATCGGCAAGCCGCAGTTCGTATCCCTGAAGCCAGAAGAGGTGCTCGCCGACGAAGGACATGCGGCAGGCGAAGAGGTCGACGGCATCCGCTTTGCCCGCAACGGCTGCCCGTCCAAAGGGTCGATGGACATCTTCATCGAACCCGTCCTGCCCATGCCCCGCCTTGTGGTCTACGGCGACAGCCCCGTAGCGCGGGCGCTGCTCGACCAAGCGGGTCGCTTCGATTTCCGCCGAAGCGTTTTCGCACCCGAGGCTAAGGACATGCCCCGCGTCGAAGACCTGCTGACCGATGCCGCAATCGAGGCTGGCCCCACATCAACCATTGTCGTCGCCACCCAAGGGCGCGGCGACAAGGATGCCCTCCGTGCTGCCGTCATGACCGATGCGGGCTACATCGCGTTCGTCGGGAGCCGCAAGAAATTCGGCACGCTGCGCGATGCGCTGATCGCCGAGGGCATCGCCTCTGCCCGCATCGACCGCGTCAAAGCGCCAGCGGGCCTCGATATCCACGCGATCACCTCCGAGGAAATCGCCCTCTCCATCATGGCTGAAATCGTGGCATTCCGCCGCCGCCCTCAGCCCCCCAGCGGGAGAGAGGCCTCATAA
- a CDS encoding vWA domain-containing protein, producing MTRVTRFSARDDGPATRIAGFVAHLRANGFRVGPDETRLSVDALSRVMVEPETTRLALQTVLCGCREERDRFPELFTSYWMNNGRIREKVVNSAASSLEHTRTTRKGTEQSDSTGTADSPEDGPDGEGETYAEGTGKLIASDLKNLMKKDLREVVSPDDIREAEAIARRLGAAIRRKRSRRARIAAKGTGVDFRRTIRRSLSSGGEPLHIIRRKPLDRPLRIAALCDVSGSMTLYARPFLAFLAGLMRADPDADAYLFHTRLVRITEALRDDDPLRALNRITLLADGFGGGSRIGGSLDQFSRTYARRFVDGHTVLMILSDGYDSAAPELIAAALQRLSRRGCRIIWLNPLKGWTCYEPVARGMAAALPHLDLFAAANTLADLASLEKELTRL from the coding sequence ATGACCCGCGTGACCCGTTTCTCTGCGCGTGACGACGGACCAGCCACGCGCATCGCCGGATTTGTCGCGCACCTGCGGGCGAACGGTTTTCGAGTCGGGCCGGATGAGACCCGCTTGTCGGTCGACGCCCTGTCCCGCGTGATGGTCGAACCGGAAACAACCCGCCTCGCCCTACAGACCGTGCTCTGCGGATGCCGCGAAGAGCGAGACCGTTTTCCCGAGCTGTTCACGTCCTACTGGATGAACAACGGACGGATACGCGAGAAGGTCGTGAACTCCGCCGCCTCGTCGCTCGAACACACCCGCACCACCCGCAAGGGGACGGAACAGAGTGACAGCACCGGCACCGCCGACAGTCCCGAGGACGGCCCTGATGGTGAGGGCGAAACCTATGCCGAGGGCACGGGCAAGCTCATCGCTTCCGACCTCAAGAACCTGATGAAGAAAGACCTGCGCGAGGTCGTCTCCCCCGACGATATCCGCGAGGCCGAGGCCATCGCCCGCCGTCTGGGTGCCGCCATCCGCCGCAAGCGGAGCCGCCGTGCGCGCATCGCTGCGAAAGGCACCGGCGTAGATTTCCGCCGCACCATCCGGCGTAGTCTGTCGTCGGGCGGAGAGCCGCTGCACATCATCCGCCGCAAACCGCTGGACCGCCCGCTTCGCATCGCGGCGCTCTGCGATGTGTCGGGATCAATGACGCTCTATGCGCGGCCGTTTCTGGCGTTTCTGGCTGGCCTGATGCGCGCCGATCCTGACGCGGACGCCTACCTGTTCCACACCCGCCTCGTGCGAATTACCGAAGCCCTGCGCGATGACGATCCGCTCCGCGCTTTGAATCGTATCACGCTGCTAGCGGACGGCTTCGGTGGCGGCTCGCGCATCGGCGGATCACTCGACCAGTTCTCGCGCACCTACGCTCGCCGATTTGTCGATGGCCATACCGTTCTGATGATCCTCTCGGACGGCTATGACAGTGCGGCCCCCGAGCTGATCGCCGCGGCGCTGCAACGCCTGTCGCGTCGTGGCTGCCGCATCATCTGGCTCAACCCGCTCAAGGGTTGGACCTGCTACGAGCCCGTTGCCCGCGGGATGGCAGCGGCGCTCCCTCACCTCGACCTTTTTGCCGCCGCGAACACGCTGGCGGACCTCGCCTCTCTGGAAAAGGAGCTGACACGTTTATGA
- a CDS encoding AAA family ATPase, with translation MSDWTDLQNDLEQDGYVAAPDLAMALHLSLELGRPLLLEGEAGVGKTELARALSAAKGCDLIRLQCYEGLDAAQAIYEWNYQRQLLAIRAASEAGEREVEERLFSEEYLLERPLLRAIRQPTPPVLLIDEIDRADEEFEAFLLEILSDFQITIPELGTINATSRPMVILTANGTRDLSDALRRRCLYAYVDYPDPTTERAILTRRHPEVEPRLAAQIVGFVQALRREELEKKPGVAEMLDFAAAVAGLGVNDLNSDPAVLSVTLATLLKTRSDRAAIPPEVAARLAGKAA, from the coding sequence ATGAGCGACTGGACAGACCTTCAGAACGATCTTGAACAAGACGGGTATGTGGCCGCGCCGGACCTTGCGATGGCGCTGCACCTCTCGCTGGAACTGGGACGACCTCTGCTTCTCGAAGGCGAGGCTGGCGTGGGCAAAACCGAACTTGCCCGCGCCCTCTCCGCCGCCAAAGGCTGCGATCTGATCCGCCTGCAATGCTACGAAGGGCTGGATGCGGCCCAAGCGATCTATGAATGGAATTACCAACGCCAGTTACTTGCGATCCGCGCCGCTTCCGAAGCGGGCGAGCGCGAGGTCGAGGAGCGGCTGTTCTCCGAAGAATACCTGCTCGAACGCCCCCTGCTGCGCGCTATCCGCCAGCCTACTCCGCCTGTTCTGCTGATCGACGAGATCGACCGTGCGGACGAGGAATTCGAGGCGTTCCTGCTCGAAATCCTCTCCGATTTCCAGATCACCATTCCCGAACTCGGCACGATCAACGCGACCTCACGGCCCATGGTGATCCTGACGGCTAACGGCACCCGCGATCTGTCGGACGCGCTGCGCCGCCGCTGCCTCTATGCCTATGTCGATTACCCCGACCCCACCACCGAACGCGCGATCCTGACGCGCCGCCATCCCGAGGTCGAGCCGCGCCTTGCCGCGCAGATCGTCGGGTTCGTGCAGGCGCTGCGCCGTGAGGAGCTCGAAAAGAAACCCGGCGTGGCCGAGATGCTGGATTTTGCCGCCGCGGTTGCGGGCCTTGGCGTCAACGACCTGAACAGCGATCCGGCGGTGCTGTCGGTCACGCTGGCAACGCTTCTGAAAACCCGCAGCGACCGCGCGGCGATCCCGCCCGAAGTTGCCGCGCGCCTCGCGGGGAAAGCGGCATGA